GCCTGTCGAACACCTGGCTGGTCATGACCCGCAAGGACGCCTGAACTCGAGGAACCGCTGAACAAGTCGTGAAACCTGATCTCATCGCTCCGACTTGATACAGGGATTCCTCACCGCACCCGCCGCAACAGCAACAGGGCCAGCACCAGAAAGACACCGGCCGGCACCACCGCCGTGACTGCCGGGTCTATCTGGTACACCACCGCCACGTACGACAGGGCCCGGGTGAGCAGGAAGAACACCGCACCCACCACTGCGCCCAGAAAGATGCGCTGCCCCACCCCCACATTGCGCCCCGCCCGCAGCACGAAGGGCACGGCGAGAAACAGCATCGCCAGGGTGGCGAAGGGGTTGACGATCTTCAGCCAGAAGGCCACCTCGTAGTCGATGGCCGACTGGGCATTCTCGCGCATGAAGGCAATGTAGTCGGCCAGCTCCCACAGAGGCAGCATGGTGGGACGGACCACCACGGCACTCAGCAAGGCCGGGTCCAGGGGCGAGTCCCAACGCGCCGATGCCAGGGAACGGACCTGCACGCCGCCTTCGTCCAGTTCACTCTGCGCGATGTCCCGCAGTACCCAGTGGTCGCCCTCGTAATCCGCACGTGCGGCATGCGTGGCCAGGCGCAGCCGGTCGTCACCGTCGAACTCGTAGATGGTGATGTCGCGCAGGTGCCGGCCATCGCCCAGGGAACGGATGTTGATGAAGGCCTGCTCGTCCCGTGCCCAGAAACCATAACGGCTGGTCAGGGCCTGTTGGCCCAGCAGCTTGCCGGTACGCAATTCCTGGGCATACTGCTCGGCCGGCGGCGCCAGCAGTTCACTGAAGGCGACCACCACCAGCATCATCAGCACGCCCACCTTGAGTACGGCCAGCATGATGTGTCCCAGCGAGAACCCCGCCGTACGCATCGCCACCAGTTCACTGCGCGCCGCCAGCCCGCCCAGGCCGAGCAGGCTGCCAAGCAGTGCGGCCACGGGAAAGACCTCGAACAGGTAGCGCGGAGCGGTGAGCAGGGACACCAGCAGGGCATCCCCCATGGTGTAGCCACCGCGGCTGACCTGGTCCAGCTCCTCGACCAGATTGACGAAGGAGAGCAGGATCACCAGCACCAGGATGGTCATGGCGGTAGCGCGCGCGATGGTCCAGCCAATATAGCGATCGAGAATACCGAACATCATGCCGCCCGTCGCTCACGCCAGCGTCGCAACCAACCGGCCAGCCAGAAGGAGTCGGCTAGCATCACCAGGCCACCGATGCCGATCATCACCAGCGCCACCCACCACATGCCCAGCCAGGCCGGCAGCACGCCCAGCTCCATCCAGCGCTCGGCCACGCGTTGCAGGTTCATGAAAACGAAATACACCAGCACCGCCAGGCCCACCCGACCATAGACATCGCCGCGTGGCCGGGTGCGTGCCAGCGGTACCGCCAGCAAGGCGAATACCAGCACGCCTGTCGGCACCGACAGGCGATACTGGATCTCGGCGCGGGCCGGCAGGCTGCCGTCACGCCAGAGATCGTCGGTCGCACGCGCGCCCACCCGCAGGCGCCGCTGCCCCAGGTCGAGCCGCGGCAGGCGCAGGGCATACTCGCCAAAGGTGGCTACCGCATAGTCCGCCTGACCCGGCCGCCCTTCGTAACGACGACCGTCGGCCAGTATCACGAAGCGATCGCCGCTGGCCTGGTCGAATGCCTGGTAGGCCTCCCGGGCGACCACGATGCCGGAACGCCCGTGCTGACGGTCCCGCACGAACACACCTTGCAGGCGGCGACCATCGTCCGACATGCCCCGGGTATAGATCACCAGCCGCCCCTTGTCGAAATCGTTGAAGCGGCCGGGGCGGATACCGCCGATATCCAGCACGTCGCGTTGTGCGAGCTTGATCCGTTCGATGGCGGCATTGGCCCAGGGCAGGCCCTCGAACGACAGGATGGCCGTCAGCAGCGCCAGCGGCACGGCCAGCAACATGACCGACCGATAGAACCGCGCCGGGCCCACGCCTGCTGCCTGCAAGGCCACCATCTCGCCATCACGGTACATGCCGCCCAGCACCCACAGCAGGGAAAAGAAGAAAGCCGGCGGCAACAGCACACCCAGCACCTTGATCGCCTGCAGCCCGAGCAGACTCAACACCACGTGCGGGCTGATATTGCCCGCCGCGGCCTTGCCCAGCAGCTTGACGAAGTGGCTCGCCAGCAACACCAGCATCAGGATCAGCAAGGTGACCAGCAGTGCCTTGAACACCTCGCGCATCAGCAATCTGTCGATGAGGGTCACCGGACCTCCTGGCGGGTATCGCGCCGGGACCGCTCCGGGCCGGCCTTTGCTACACTCAGTCCTCTGTCGCCACCACAGCGGGCGGCGCTGCGCGGCATGCTAGCAAATCGGCGCCGGTCACGCCTCGGCGGGCGCGCCGGACCACCGTCACCAAGAGGATACCGATGAAGTACAACAGCAAGCACGTCCCGGTTACCGATCTCAAGACGCCCTGCCTGATCGTCGGTGTGCATGAACGCCACCGCGCCAGCACGGCCTTCGACACGCTGGATCAGGCCAGCGGCGGCCTGCTGCGCCGTATCCTGCGCAAGGGCGATTTCCACGGCAGGACGGGCGAAACCCTGATGCTCTACCAGGTCGAGGGCATCGCCGCGGCGCGGATCGTGCTGCTCGGCCTGGGGCGGCAGAAGGACTTTTCGGCACTGACCTTCGGTGAGGCGCTGCGCAAGGCCACCCCCGCGCTGAAGCAGGCGAACATTGGCTCCCTCGCCATCTGCCTGCCCGACGATGAGGACGGTTATGCACTGGTGCGCGAGGCCATCGCCGGCATCGAGGCCGCGGTGTACCGCTTCGACGAGTGCAAGAGCGAAGTCGAGAAACCGCGCAAGCCACTGCGCCAGGCAACCTTCGTCACCGACGATCGGCGTCATCTGAAGCGCCTGCAGAAGGCCTGCGCCCACGGACAGGCCATCGCCAACGGCGCCCGGCTGGCGCGCGACCTGGGCAACCTGCCGGGCAATATCTGCACCCCCACCTACCTGGCCGAGCAGGCGCACAAGCTGGCACGAGGCCAGCGCAAGCTGAAGGTCACCGTGCTCGAAGAGAAGGACATGGAAAAGCTGGGCATGGGCGCCCTGCTCTCGGTGTCACGCGGCAGCCGTCAGCCGGCCAAGCTCATCGTGATGGAATACCGGGGTGGCAAGCGCGGCAGCAAGCCCGTCGCCCTGGTCGGCAAGGGCCTGACCTTCGACGCCGGCGGCATCTCCATCAAGCCGGCGCAAGCCATGGACGAGATGAAATACGACATGTGCGGTGGCGCCAGCGTGTTCGGCACCCTCGCCGCCTGCCTGGAACTGGATCTGCCGATCAACGTGGTCGGCGTGGTGCCCGCGTCGGAGAACCTGCCCGACGGCAACGCCAACAAGCCTGGCGACATCGTGACCACGATGTCCGGCCAGACCGTGGAGGTGCTCAATACCGACGCCGAGGGCCGCCTGATCCTGTGCGATGCGCTGACCTACACCGAGCGCTTCGAACCGGCGGCAGTGATCGACATCGCCACGCTGACCGGGGCCTGCATCATCGCCCTGGGCCACCATGCCAGCGGGCTGATGGCCAACGACGACCGCCTGGCCGAGGAGATCACCCGCGCCGGCGAAGCCGCCAACGACCGGGTCTGGCGCCTGCCGCTCTGGGACGACTACCAGAAGCAGCTCGACTCCAACTTCGCCGACATGGCCAATATCGGCGGTCGCGCCGCGGGCACCATCACCGCCGCCTGCTTCCTCTCGCGCTTCACCAAGTCCTTCAAGTGGGCGCACCTGGACATCGCCGGCACCGCCTGGGTCTCGGGCAACGACAAGGGGGCCACCGGGCGTCCCGTCCCCTTGTTGACCCAATTTCTCATGAAACGCTGTAAAGTCACTGATTGATGGTCTATGCTTTGGATGCTCAGTAAAAACAAGCGACCGCGTCACCGGACGGAAAGGTGACCAGAGTCGACTTCTACGTGGTCGCCGCACATGGCCGCGGCAATCGCCATGTGCTGGCCTGCCGGGTTGCCGACAAGGCCCGCAGGACCGGACATCGCGTGGTGATCCACACGCCGTCACCCGAGGAGGCGCGACACATGGACCGCCTGCTCTGGACCTTCCAGGACCAGAGCTTCGTCCCACACGGCTTGCTGGGGGAAGCCGACCCTGCCTGTAACCCGATCCTCATCGGGGATGCATCGCAAGCCATCGAGGAACACGATGTCCTCATCAATCTGGCCATGGAGGTGCCGACATTCTTCAGCCGTTTCCAGCGGCTGGCAGAATGCGTAGACAATGAACAGGCCGTGCGTGAAGCGAGCCGCCAGCGGTATCGTTTCTATCGTGACAGGGGCTATCCCCTGGAGATGCACGAGATTGCCTGAGAATAGAGGGGGCCATTATGTTGAATAAAAAGCATATTCCGGTAATCAGGAGTGTTTTGGGGGACAGCAGGGAAGTGATGGAGAACGAGGAGGCCGGAGCGGATGTGCTGCTCGACCCGGCTCGCGCCGAGGAACTGGCCCAATCGTTGGAGCAACAGCTCCAGCCCATCATCAAGGAAGCCATCCGGGATGCCGTCAAGGACAGCGCCCGCCGTCTGGCCCGAGACCTGCGGCACCGGCTGGAGAACGAACTGT
The sequence above is a segment of the endosymbiont of unidentified scaly snail isolate Monju genome. Coding sequences within it:
- the lptG gene encoding LPS export ABC transporter permease LptG; protein product: MMFGILDRYIGWTIARATAMTILVLVILLSFVNLVEELDQVSRGGYTMGDALLVSLLTAPRYLFEVFPVAALLGSLLGLGGLAARSELVAMRTAGFSLGHIMLAVLKVGVLMMLVVVAFSELLAPPAEQYAQELRTGKLLGQQALTSRYGFWARDEQAFINIRSLGDGRHLRDITIYEFDGDDRLRLATHAARADYEGDHWVLRDIAQSELDEGGVQVRSLASARWDSPLDPALLSAVVVRPTMLPLWELADYIAFMRENAQSAIDYEVAFWLKIVNPFATLAMLFLAVPFVLRAGRNVGVGQRIFLGAVVGAVFFLLTRALSYVAVVYQIDPAVTAVVPAGVFLVLALLLLRRVR
- the lptF gene encoding LPS export ABC transporter permease LptF; translated protein: MTLIDRLLMREVFKALLVTLLILMLVLLASHFVKLLGKAAAGNISPHVVLSLLGLQAIKVLGVLLPPAFFFSLLWVLGGMYRDGEMVALQAAGVGPARFYRSVMLLAVPLALLTAILSFEGLPWANAAIERIKLAQRDVLDIGGIRPGRFNDFDKGRLVIYTRGMSDDGRRLQGVFVRDRQHGRSGIVVAREAYQAFDQASGDRFVILADGRRYEGRPGQADYAVATFGEYALRLPRLDLGQRRLRVGARATDDLWRDGSLPARAEIQYRLSVPTGVLVFALLAVPLARTRPRGDVYGRVGLAVLVYFVFMNLQRVAERWMELGVLPAWLGMWWVALVMIGIGGLVMLADSFWLAGWLRRWRERRAA
- a CDS encoding leucyl aminopeptidase, with the protein product MKYNSKHVPVTDLKTPCLIVGVHERHRASTAFDTLDQASGGLLRRILRKGDFHGRTGETLMLYQVEGIAAARIVLLGLGRQKDFSALTFGEALRKATPALKQANIGSLAICLPDDEDGYALVREAIAGIEAAVYRFDECKSEVEKPRKPLRQATFVTDDRRHLKRLQKACAHGQAIANGARLARDLGNLPGNICTPTYLAEQAHKLARGQRKLKVTVLEEKDMEKLGMGALLSVSRGSRQPAKLIVMEYRGGKRGSKPVALVGKGLTFDAGGISIKPAQAMDEMKYDMCGGASVFGTLAACLELDLPINVVGVVPASENLPDGNANKPGDIVTTMSGQTVEVLNTDAEGRLILCDALTYTERFEPAAVIDIATLTGACIIALGHHASGLMANDDRLAEEITRAGEAANDRVWRLPLWDDYQKQLDSNFADMANIGGRAAGTITAACFLSRFTKSFKWAHLDIAGTAWVSGNDKGATGRPVPLLTQFLMKRCKVTD
- a CDS encoding DNA polymerase III subunit chi — translated: MTRVDFYVVAAHGRGNRHVLACRVADKARRTGHRVVIHTPSPEEARHMDRLLWTFQDQSFVPHGLLGEADPACNPILIGDASQAIEEHDVLINLAMEVPTFFSRFQRLAECVDNEQAVREASRQRYRFYRDRGYPLEMHEIA